In Candidatus Eisenbacteria bacterium, the following proteins share a genomic window:
- a CDS encoding response regulator — protein MKSSQKKKRVLVVDDEVQICNIVQKVLSREGYHIVTALSGDEALKQLEKTAVDLILVDLKMPGMDGLEMLRQARDIQGSLRAVLMTAYGTASSARNAMALGVCDFVAKPFDNRLLKKVVKEVLGADR, from the coding sequence ATGAAAAGCAGTCAAAAGAAGAAGCGTGTTTTGGTTGTCGATGACGAAGTGCAGATATGCAACATCGTTCAAAAGGTGTTGTCGCGAGAAGGCTACCACATCGTTACTGCACTTAGTGGTGATGAGGCCTTGAAGCAGTTGGAAAAAACAGCAGTCGACTTAATCCTGGTGGATTTGAAAATGCCCGGCATGGATGGATTGGAGATGTTAAGACAGGCGCGCGACATTCAGGGGAGTCTGCGAGCGGTCCTCATGACCGCCTATGGAACGGCCTCCTCGGCCCGAAATGCCATGGCTCTTGGCGTTTGCGATTTTGTGGCGAAACCATTCGATAACCGACTTCTCAAGAAGGTCGTAAAGGAGGTCCTGGGTGCCGACCGATAA
- a CDS encoding XdhC/CoxI family protein has protein sequence MMDAIFRNVLALQENGEDCAVATLISVKGSTPRGTGARMIVKQSGEVIGSIGGGRLENLVIREAKRAIEERSPRKVVFKLTEKESHGIGSICGGTAEVYIEPVISEPTLLVVGAGHIGLALSRLAKIAGLRVVVTDDRRAFASRKRFPDADEVIVVKPEKLLEKIKIGRNTFIALVPRGHELDLAYLVRLLREDAAYIGMIGSRRKTAIIKKKLKEKGFSKKRIDRIFTPIGLAIGAETPEEIAVSILAEIVAVRRGLDSPLGSLSRRA, from the coding sequence ATGATGGATGCTATCTTTCGGAACGTTCTGGCTCTTCAGGAAAATGGTGAGGACTGTGCTGTGGCCACGTTGATTTCCGTGAAAGGCTCTACTCCAAGAGGGACTGGTGCAAGAATGATTGTGAAGCAGTCCGGGGAGGTCATAGGGTCAATCGGGGGAGGGCGGCTCGAAAACCTTGTAATCCGGGAGGCAAAAAGAGCAATTGAGGAAAGGTCTCCACGAAAGGTCGTCTTCAAGCTCACCGAGAAAGAGTCGCATGGAATAGGCTCGATCTGCGGCGGGACGGCCGAAGTTTACATCGAGCCTGTGATCAGTGAGCCGACACTCCTCGTAGTCGGCGCCGGCCACATCGGGCTTGCTCTTTCAAGATTGGCAAAAATTGCCGGCTTAAGAGTGGTTGTCACCGATGACAGACGGGCTTTTGCATCGAGAAAGAGATTTCCTGACGCAGATGAAGTCATCGTTGTGAAGCCGGAGAAACTTCTCGAGAAAATCAAGATCGGCAGGAACACATTCATCGCCCTTGTTCCGAGGGGGCACGAGCTTGACCTTGCGTACCTGGTAAGGCTTCTTCGGGAGGATGCGGCATATATCGGCATGATCGGAAGCAGAAGAAAGACAGCCATTATCAAGAAGAAGCTGAAGGAAAAAGGTTTCAGCAAGAAAAGAATCGACAGAATCTTCACGCCCATTGGACTCGCCATAGGCGCGGAGACTCCTGAGGAGATCGCCGTCAGCATACTTGCGGAAATCGTTGCGGTGAGGCGCGGACTGGACAGTCCGCTTGGTTCGCTGAGCAGGAGAGCTTGA
- a CDS encoding AAA family ATPase, whose protein sequence is MNDEASEGRPGLAQDFGSLQGVLISFSSGNGGTGVSYLATQFSLWLSRLGKKTLLVDANWSLGSSHFFFGIEPDDHFAQYLEGKRTLRSCVKETKTGVSVLAGCPGLGSLSGLSHEEHLSVRGDLEPISREFDCIILDIPSGLGGPGAELREISTFAVIVATPDPLSLTSNYALLKNIVLGKTTSRVGVVVNRCTTPNEGRSASQILAGVSDRFLNFTPVGLGFLPFDLQLLRRPSGTGSISKVLEDLFSRILSVIETLPQELPQ, encoded by the coding sequence ATGAACGATGAGGCGTCTGAAGGAAGGCCCGGTCTTGCGCAAGATTTCGGATCGCTCCAGGGCGTACTCATCAGTTTTTCCTCGGGCAACGGGGGGACCGGAGTATCCTACCTGGCGACTCAGTTCTCCTTGTGGCTTTCCAGGCTCGGAAAGAAAACTCTACTCGTTGACGCTAACTGGAGTCTTGGTTCAAGCCACTTTTTCTTTGGCATCGAGCCGGATGATCACTTTGCTCAGTATCTCGAAGGGAAAAGGACACTCAGGTCGTGCGTGAAGGAAACCAAGACCGGAGTCAGCGTTCTTGCCGGGTGTCCCGGACTCGGCAGTCTCTCGGGGCTCTCACACGAGGAGCATCTCTCAGTCCGCGGCGACCTTGAACCCATATCAAGAGAATTCGACTGCATTATTCTTGACATTCCATCGGGTCTGGGAGGTCCTGGCGCGGAGCTTCGTGAAATCTCAACGTTTGCGGTGATCGTAGCAACACCTGACCCTCTATCGCTGACTTCCAATTATGCCCTTCTCAAAAACATTGTCCTGGGCAAAACGACTTCCAGAGTCGGTGTTGTGGTTAACAGGTGTACCACGCCTAACGAGGGGCGAAGTGCTTCTCAAATACTTGCTGGAGTCTCAGACCGTTTTCTCAATTTCACTCCGGTCGGGCTCGGATTTCTCCCTTTCGACCTCCAGCTCCTCAGAAGACCTTCCGGGACCGGCTCAATCTCGAAGGTTCTCGAAGACCTGTTCTCGCGCATCCTGTCGGTCATTGAGACGCTCCCCCAGGAACTACCACAGTGA
- the yqeB gene encoding selenium-dependent molybdenum cofactor biosynthesis protein YqeB, producing the protein MKFPVVVIKGAGDLASGVAHRLFMAGFPVCMTELENPLAVRRLVSFAEAVHRGTMEIEGVRAFSAATLSEAKRILKERSCIPVLVDPRGVTAGKLKPRIVIDGRMAKTNLGTTIDEAQLVIGLGPGFAAGTDVDFVIETKRGHNLGKVIHEGEAQADDGIPEPILGHGEERVLRAPCDGVLTSFADIGRKVRKGEEICAVDGRYISATINGVLRGMLTSGSQVKKGMKLGDIDPRGEKSLCFTISDKARAIGGGVLEAILIHLGRTRASFGVRRKSHTVEEEPDSNKLASAGEER; encoded by the coding sequence ATGAAGTTCCCTGTGGTTGTCATCAAGGGGGCAGGAGACCTTGCCTCCGGAGTCGCGCACCGGCTTTTCATGGCCGGATTTCCGGTCTGCATGACTGAGCTTGAAAACCCTCTGGCAGTGCGGAGGCTTGTATCATTTGCCGAGGCCGTCCACAGAGGAACGATGGAAATTGAGGGCGTCAGAGCATTCTCTGCTGCGACCTTGAGTGAGGCAAAGCGAATCCTGAAGGAGAGGAGCTGCATACCCGTTCTTGTCGATCCGCGGGGTGTCACTGCCGGCAAGCTCAAGCCGCGCATTGTGATCGACGGACGGATGGCGAAGACAAATCTTGGAACGACGATCGATGAGGCACAACTGGTGATCGGACTTGGTCCCGGATTCGCTGCCGGGACGGACGTTGACTTTGTGATTGAGACCAAAAGAGGCCATAACCTGGGCAAGGTCATTCATGAAGGAGAAGCTCAGGCGGACGACGGAATTCCGGAGCCAATCCTGGGTCACGGTGAAGAAAGGGTCCTGAGGGCGCCGTGTGACGGAGTGCTCACGAGCTTCGCAGATATTGGACGAAAGGTAAGAAAGGGAGAGGAGATATGCGCCGTCGACGGAAGATACATCTCCGCAACGATTAACGGAGTATTGAGAGGAATGCTGACATCGGGAAGCCAGGTTAAGAAGGGAATGAAACTCGGCGACATCGACCCGCGCGGCGAGAAATCTCTATGCTTCACCATTTCGGACAAGGCAAGGGCAATCGGAGGCGGAGTTCTGGAGGCGATTCTGATTCATCTCGGAAGAACGAGGGCCAGCTTCGGGGTCCGGAGAAAGAGTCATACCGTGGAAGAAGAGCCGGATTCGAACAAGTTGGCATCAGCCGGAGAAGAGAGATGA
- a CDS encoding adenosine-specific kinase produces MKTEVIDIDLPKDTNVIIGQAHFIKTVEDLYEAFVTSVPAAKFGVAFSEASGPCLVRSEGNDAELKESAERAALSIGAGHVFVAFMKDAFPINVLGAIKSCDEVCSIFCATANPLQVVVAETEKGRGIMGVIDGSPPRTVEGSEDVKNRKSFLRRIGYKL; encoded by the coding sequence ATGAAGACAGAGGTAATTGACATTGATCTTCCCAAAGACACGAATGTGATCATTGGGCAAGCCCACTTCATAAAGACGGTTGAAGACCTCTATGAGGCATTCGTGACTTCTGTGCCGGCTGCGAAGTTTGGCGTAGCATTCTCCGAAGCTTCGGGGCCCTGCCTTGTCCGTTCTGAAGGGAACGATGCTGAACTCAAGGAATCTGCAGAGAGGGCAGCTCTTTCAATAGGAGCCGGGCATGTGTTTGTTGCCTTCATGAAGGATGCCTTTCCAATAAACGTCCTTGGGGCAATCAAATCGTGCGATGAGGTGTGTTCCATCTTCTGTGCCACAGCCAATCCTCTCCAGGTCGTTGTTGCGGAAACTGAAAAAGGAAGAGGAATCATGGGTGTCATAGACGGATCGCCGCCAAGGACCGTTGAAGGCAGCGAGGATGTGAAGAACAGGAAATCCTTCTTGAGACGGATAGGATACAAGCTGTAG
- a CDS encoding xanthine dehydrogenase family protein subunit M yields MIEILEYHAPAGIQEALKILSKTRGITIIAGGTDEIGRLKEERKPLSVLDISGIKSLRGVKITKTQIILGALTTHKTIEESRQLAKLCPSLVEAASMIGSPQIRSRGTVGGNIANASPAGDLIPPLITFDAKVVLASRSGRREVPLEKLLKGPGKTAISSKEILSSVVIDRRGLPPLQSFRKAGQRNSLAISLVNVAVGAHVEGGKIVKVRIALGSVAPTAIRAVAAEKVLLGRIPTRELVAKTSKVAAGESKPIDDVRGHAWYRKELIQVLVEDAFERILDLS; encoded by the coding sequence ATGATTGAAATCCTTGAGTATCATGCACCCGCGGGCATTCAAGAGGCGCTCAAGATTCTTTCGAAAACGCGGGGGATAACGATCATTGCAGGCGGCACCGATGAGATTGGACGTTTGAAAGAGGAGAGAAAACCGCTCTCCGTTCTTGATATTTCCGGAATAAAGTCGTTGAGAGGAGTGAAGATAACGAAGACCCAGATAATCCTCGGTGCTCTCACGACTCACAAAACTATCGAAGAGAGCCGGCAGCTGGCGAAGCTCTGCCCATCACTGGTAGAAGCAGCGTCTATGATTGGCTCTCCTCAGATAAGGTCAAGGGGGACGGTGGGAGGGAACATAGCGAACGCATCACCCGCAGGCGATCTCATACCCCCACTGATTACTTTCGACGCGAAGGTCGTCCTTGCATCAAGAAGCGGAAGGAGGGAAGTGCCACTGGAAAAGCTCCTCAAGGGTCCCGGCAAGACGGCAATCTCTTCGAAGGAGATACTTTCTTCGGTCGTTATTGATAGGCGTGGACTTCCCCCGCTTCAGAGTTTCAGGAAAGCGGGACAGAGAAACTCCCTGGCGATATCACTCGTAAACGTCGCGGTCGGAGCGCACGTTGAGGGGGGGAAGATAGTGAAGGTAAGGATAGCGCTTGGCTCCGTTGCGCCGACTGCAATAAGGGCTGTGGCGGCAGAAAAGGTTCTGCTGGGCCGGATTCCGACCAGAGAGCTTGTCGCCAAAACCTCGAAAGTTGCCGCCGGGGAATCGAAGCCGATAGATGATGTTCGGGGCCACGCCTGGTACAGAAAAGAGCTTATACAGGTTCTGGTGGAAGACGCATTTGAGCGGATACTGGACTTGTCCTAG
- a CDS encoding sigma 54-interacting transcriptional regulator: MRTQIEPALGARLDEVEFLLQRSSKSLSNVLIMGENKAVRLVIAFSFHSRGRTSRLPFLATDCKNFLGELKEKLIDGLDGKDRNAGHVSPVTWGVSGTTFLDEADEISVSEQKLFLEFVKERERQKFLSVHSPIGRLVIGSGKNLEDLCRWGKFLPELYDCLNKVKVNLASTPTLRLVE, from the coding sequence ATGAGAACACAAATAGAGCCGGCACTCGGCGCACGGCTGGATGAAGTTGAGTTCTTGTTGCAGAGATCAAGCAAGTCACTTTCCAATGTTCTCATCATGGGCGAGAACAAAGCTGTACGGCTTGTTATCGCCTTTTCATTTCACAGCCGGGGAAGGACATCCCGTCTCCCATTCCTTGCTACAGACTGTAAGAATTTTCTTGGCGAGCTAAAGGAAAAACTGATAGATGGGCTGGACGGAAAAGACCGCAATGCAGGACATGTATCGCCGGTCACATGGGGAGTGTCCGGGACGACGTTTCTTGATGAGGCCGATGAAATCAGCGTGAGCGAGCAGAAGCTCTTCCTCGAGTTTGTGAAAGAAAGGGAGAGACAGAAATTTCTGTCGGTGCATTCGCCGATCGGAAGACTCGTGATTGGATCGGGGAAGAACCTCGAGGATTTATGCAGGTGGGGGAAATTTCTTCCCGAGCTATATGACTGCCTGAACAAAGTCAAGGTGAACCTCGCAAGCACTCCCACGCTGAGACTCGTGGAATAA
- a CDS encoding sigma 54-interacting transcriptional regulator, with protein sequence MSDIDIGKILAGRYKVLARLGTGGMGSVYKIEDLKQGGIKALKLLSRELNTRKDRERFVREFLRLSKLEHPNIVRVHEQDWADDVSPFYTMEFIEGKNLLDAWALMESERACSVVADILQGLMFIHSRGIVHLDVKPSNIFVIDAGPRPTAKLADFGLARLFREKGSGKVSGTPGFVAPELLEGKGADGRCDLYSFGVTICHAASGGKIEFDENREVVFRAGLFSRMPQGFEKVISRLLERDPRKRYQFADEVLRDFSQFLGRTYVATGKGTVFLPAFTGRQKLIREFDSLLLDQTQNNRAVLLVRGESGTGKTRLLEEFAATASMKGFFPIMIDYPGKNRGLEIFHQFCEKSFERTGDEFFLEARSRFSAWAGSSEREFFLQVDEFLCKAAEILFRKPGTKPHLVVLVDSAHLIDELSFAYISMFSNNSSLAGGLFVLTCLDPPPVHSFLEEDELSKASGFQRRELDPLSRDEIELVVASMLGTATPPSGLAQRVFEISQGNPLYAVQFVKMAVEGKILSRAGGAWKYDEEGKELPLPGSLEAAFENILSGLGTETLSVLKAASVFEISILGDFLEELVSLKPEGFLDSLGELLGKGLLSEQGDGLFFFSNSSLQQYVERRLEPGRKKELHEHLAGILEEKSDADETVWEIADHYLKSNRLDKAKEYARKAAGLALRRRCPRKGAHFLKTLLELHPEVSEEEKNELMIQLADLLEEAGMLDQALGALKSLEAKEGDASPFALKAIFREGVILRKKGELRQAREKLDACHIRAVEQGQESVCGEILLELGWLEHLEGRGGEAVSTFETAREIFDGLQDSKNVALALMRKGIVEIYSGMFDGAEASFSEALSIGRKEDDILTIQKCLLNIGFVLDNKGELEKGLATYKDALSLSEGREDSFSAALILNNVASVEEKLGRFEEAEKCYLQVIDLRNRIGNKSGEAWSRVSLSWVLMLRGEWLKAEEYITQGLEMSCRLGDRSTLSAAKENLALLSLRKGDIGQAEKLLLESRELKDALGLKARSLVTSANLAFLAIEKEEAAKAEALLRSVLDEKKEFVEPSFRVRLLSCLAYTLCLRNESKDAAGYVSKSLDLLPRYENKVDVSSSKRILGQSLCILGDGEKGLSLIEQAIAEFREMGAPYEEAESLLAKGGILADDAGKQGERAEPLKSLKGAIKIFRRLGAKRKLEETLGLYAAVLESALSRTGKEARREADTLALREMLELANSIEKTEKLLGKVMELALRKTGGERGLIALFSKRTGRLEVVVNSGVEMGLVRDALRISRSVLEDVAEKGIPLISRNAAEDERLRERKSVVDYQIHSLMCIPLVIKSEKVGAIYIDKREDLSPFAEDDLSFLQAFGHLAGVIIETSRLRSDLEEARDSLSRENESLRIEVVSRYRYENLVGQSEAIRKVFSFIEKVAGSTAPVLITGESGTGKELIAKTIHFTGPRAGKPFRGVNCAAIPRELIESELLGIEEKVATGVSMRKGLFEETEGGTVLLDEIGDMDPSVQAKVLRVLQDGEVRRVGGRKDIKVDVRTIVATNKDLRNEIKEGRFREDLYFRISTLPIEVPPLRERTEDIPLLADFFVKNYYKSLGMRPKPLPQEFIQALVKGRWSGNVRQLFNCLERTLVMSEGSEISFDYLPDEVREGSGPALAAFAPGEETLMEVISKVELEMLKRALEESSWNRTKAAKILGIPEPTIRYKMKKYGLTPPRKN encoded by the coding sequence ATGTCCGATATCGATATTGGAAAAATCCTAGCCGGAAGGTACAAGGTCCTTGCTCGTCTCGGCACCGGGGGCATGGGCTCGGTTTACAAAATCGAGGATTTGAAACAGGGCGGTATCAAGGCTCTAAAGCTGCTCTCCAGAGAACTGAACACTCGAAAAGATAGAGAGCGGTTTGTGAGGGAGTTCCTGCGGCTCTCGAAACTTGAGCATCCAAACATCGTTCGTGTTCACGAACAGGATTGGGCAGATGATGTCAGTCCCTTCTACACGATGGAATTCATCGAAGGGAAGAATCTTCTGGATGCATGGGCATTGATGGAATCAGAACGAGCTTGCTCGGTAGTAGCGGATATTCTTCAGGGCCTCATGTTCATCCATTCAAGAGGGATAGTCCACCTGGACGTGAAGCCATCAAACATCTTTGTAATAGATGCTGGTCCCCGCCCCACTGCGAAGCTCGCGGACTTCGGTCTCGCGAGGTTGTTTCGTGAAAAGGGATCGGGCAAAGTCTCCGGCACACCGGGATTCGTTGCTCCTGAGCTGCTCGAAGGGAAGGGAGCTGACGGAAGGTGCGATCTCTATTCTTTCGGCGTGACGATTTGCCATGCAGCGAGCGGCGGCAAGATTGAGTTCGATGAGAACAGGGAAGTCGTCTTTCGCGCCGGCCTTTTTTCCAGAATGCCCCAAGGGTTTGAGAAAGTGATATCGAGATTGCTGGAGCGGGACCCACGAAAAAGGTACCAGTTCGCCGATGAGGTGCTGAGGGACTTTTCCCAATTTCTGGGAAGAACATATGTTGCTACCGGGAAGGGGACAGTATTCCTGCCGGCTTTCACAGGAAGACAGAAATTGATTCGGGAGTTCGACTCTCTCCTTCTGGATCAAACTCAGAACAACAGGGCCGTCCTCCTCGTGCGTGGAGAATCCGGGACCGGCAAGACGCGGCTCCTTGAAGAATTTGCTGCAACTGCGTCCATGAAGGGATTCTTCCCGATAATGATTGACTATCCGGGAAAGAATCGTGGACTGGAGATCTTCCACCAATTTTGCGAGAAGTCGTTTGAGAGGACCGGCGATGAGTTTTTCCTCGAAGCCCGTTCAAGGTTCTCAGCGTGGGCCGGGAGCTCAGAAAGAGAATTCTTCCTTCAAGTCGACGAATTTCTCTGCAAAGCAGCAGAGATACTTTTCCGGAAACCCGGCACGAAGCCCCACCTTGTTGTTCTTGTTGACTCAGCTCATCTAATCGATGAGTTGAGTTTCGCATATATCAGCATGTTCTCGAATAATTCATCGCTTGCTGGCGGCCTCTTTGTCCTCACCTGCCTTGATCCGCCTCCTGTTCATTCCTTCCTCGAAGAGGATGAACTTTCGAAAGCCTCCGGGTTCCAGAGGCGTGAACTTGATCCTCTTTCCAGGGACGAGATCGAGCTTGTAGTCGCATCGATGCTCGGGACCGCTACTCCTCCGTCCGGCCTGGCTCAAAGGGTCTTTGAAATATCTCAGGGTAATCCTCTCTATGCCGTCCAGTTTGTGAAGATGGCTGTCGAGGGGAAAATTCTCTCACGAGCGGGCGGAGCCTGGAAATATGATGAAGAGGGGAAAGAGCTGCCTCTACCGGGGTCTCTGGAGGCTGCGTTTGAGAATATTCTTTCAGGCCTTGGCACTGAGACTCTTTCAGTTCTCAAAGCTGCGAGCGTTTTTGAGATCTCAATACTGGGCGATTTCCTTGAAGAGCTTGTCTCTCTCAAGCCGGAAGGTTTTCTTGACTCTTTGGGTGAGCTTCTAGGTAAGGGACTTCTTTCAGAACAGGGAGATGGCCTCTTCTTTTTTTCAAACTCATCTTTGCAGCAATACGTGGAGAGGAGGTTAGAGCCAGGGAGGAAGAAGGAGCTACATGAGCATCTTGCCGGCATCCTTGAAGAGAAATCGGACGCGGATGAGACAGTCTGGGAGATTGCCGATCACTACCTGAAAAGCAATCGCCTCGATAAGGCAAAGGAGTACGCAAGAAAAGCTGCCGGCCTTGCACTGAGAAGAAGATGCCCGAGAAAAGGCGCTCATTTCCTGAAGACCCTCCTTGAGCTGCATCCTGAAGTCTCTGAAGAAGAGAAGAATGAACTCATGATTCAGCTTGCAGATCTTCTCGAGGAAGCCGGGATGCTTGACCAGGCACTCGGTGCTTTGAAATCTCTGGAAGCAAAAGAAGGCGATGCCTCTCCGTTCGCGCTGAAAGCAATCTTCAGAGAGGGTGTCATTCTTAGAAAGAAGGGAGAGCTCAGGCAGGCGAGGGAAAAACTCGATGCGTGTCATATCCGGGCTGTCGAACAGGGGCAGGAATCTGTATGCGGGGAGATCCTGCTTGAGCTTGGCTGGCTCGAACATCTCGAGGGAAGAGGCGGTGAGGCAGTCAGCACCTTTGAGACAGCCCGGGAAATCTTTGACGGTCTTCAGGATTCCAAGAATGTCGCTCTCGCGCTTATGAGAAAAGGAATAGTGGAAATCTACTCCGGAATGTTTGATGGGGCAGAGGCCTCATTCTCCGAGGCCCTCTCTATCGGCAGGAAAGAGGATGATATCCTGACCATCCAGAAGTGTCTTTTGAACATCGGTTTCGTCCTGGACAATAAGGGTGAGCTGGAAAAGGGCCTCGCAACCTACAAGGATGCGCTCTCGCTGTCGGAGGGGCGAGAGGATAGTTTTTCTGCGGCGCTCATACTCAACAATGTCGCCTCTGTCGAGGAGAAACTCGGGAGATTCGAGGAAGCGGAGAAGTGTTATCTGCAGGTAATCGACTTGAGAAACAGGATTGGCAACAAGAGCGGCGAGGCGTGGTCCAGAGTCTCGCTTAGTTGGGTCCTCATGCTCAGGGGTGAGTGGCTGAAGGCTGAGGAATATATCACCCAGGGGCTTGAGATGTCATGCCGGTTGGGAGACAGGTCCACTCTCTCCGCGGCCAAAGAGAATCTGGCTCTTCTTTCCCTTAGGAAAGGCGACATCGGTCAGGCCGAGAAGCTACTTCTTGAAAGCAGGGAACTCAAAGACGCGTTGGGACTGAAAGCCAGGTCTCTTGTTACCAGCGCGAATCTGGCCTTTCTTGCCATCGAGAAAGAGGAAGCTGCAAAGGCAGAAGCTCTTCTGAGGTCTGTTCTTGATGAAAAGAAGGAATTCGTTGAACCGTCGTTTCGGGTAAGATTGCTTTCCTGCTTGGCGTACACCTTATGTCTCAGGAATGAGTCCAAAGATGCGGCGGGTTACGTGAGCAAGAGTCTTGATTTGCTTCCACGGTATGAGAACAAAGTCGATGTTTCAAGCTCAAAGAGGATTCTGGGTCAGAGCCTATGCATCTTGGGGGATGGGGAGAAGGGACTTTCACTTATTGAGCAGGCAATTGCTGAATTCCGGGAGATGGGAGCCCCCTATGAAGAGGCGGAGTCTCTGCTTGCGAAGGGGGGAATCCTCGCGGATGATGCAGGGAAACAAGGTGAGCGGGCGGAGCCGCTCAAATCGTTAAAGGGTGCGATCAAGATCTTCAGAAGATTGGGGGCAAAGAGGAAGCTTGAAGAAACGCTCGGCCTTTATGCGGCAGTTCTGGAATCTGCTCTCAGCAGAACCGGGAAAGAAGCGAGAAGGGAAGCCGACACCCTGGCTCTGCGCGAAATGCTGGAGCTTGCCAACTCAATTGAGAAGACAGAGAAACTTCTGGGCAAGGTCATGGAGCTCGCATTGAGGAAGACGGGTGGCGAGAGGGGATTGATCGCACTCTTCTCAAAGAGGACCGGGAGATTGGAAGTGGTTGTGAACTCGGGTGTCGAGATGGGACTCGTCAGGGACGCGCTCAGGATCTCCAGGTCAGTGCTTGAAGATGTCGCCGAGAAAGGAATACCCCTGATATCAAGAAACGCAGCAGAGGACGAGAGACTCAGAGAAAGAAAGAGCGTTGTCGATTACCAGATTCATTCGCTCATGTGCATTCCCCTTGTCATAAAGAGTGAGAAGGTTGGAGCAATATATATTGACAAGAGAGAGGACCTGAGTCCCTTTGCGGAGGACGATCTCTCTTTCCTGCAGGCGTTCGGCCACCTGGCCGGAGTAATTATTGAGACCTCAAGGCTGAGATCTGACCTCGAAGAGGCGAGAGATTCTCTTTCCAGGGAAAACGAGTCGTTGAGAATAGAAGTTGTCTCGCGGTACCGGTACGAGAACCTCGTCGGCCAGAGTGAGGCAATAAGAAAGGTGTTTTCTTTCATTGAGAAAGTCGCCGGTTCGACGGCTCCGGTCCTGATCACGGGAGAGAGTGGGACTGGTAAGGAGCTTATTGCAAAAACAATTCATTTCACCGGCCCGAGAGCAGGCAAACCGTTCAGGGGCGTAAACTGCGCAGCCATCCCTAGAGAACTGATCGAGAGCGAGCTCCTTGGAATCGAAGAGAAGGTTGCGACCGGCGTGAGCATGAGAAAAGGACTTTTTGAAGAAACCGAGGGCGGAACGGTGCTTCTGGACGAGATAGGAGATATGGACCCTTCAGTCCAGGCAAAAGTCCTTCGCGTTCTCCAGGATGGAGAAGTTAGAAGGGTCGGCGGAAGGAAAGACATAAAGGTCGATGTCAGGACAATCGTGGCCACAAATAAGGACCTCAGGAATGAAATCAAGGAGGGAAGATTCAGGGAAGATCTATATTTCAGAATTTCGACACTTCCCATCGAAGTGCCGCCCCTGAGAGAGAGAACGGAGGATATCCCGCTGCTCGCTGATTTCTTCGTAAAGAACTACTATAAGAGTCTCGGAATGAGACCAAAACCGCTTCCTCAGGAATTCATTCAGGCTCTGGTGAAAGGAAGGTGGTCCGGGAATGTCCGGCAGCTCTTCAACTGCCTTGAAAGGACTCTTGTCATGTCAGAGGGCTCGGAGATCTCTTTTGACTACTTGCCTGACGAAGTCCGGGAGGGATCTGGCCCGGCTCTGGCGGCCTTCGCTCCAGGCGAGGAGACCCTCATGGAGGTAATCTCAAAAGTCGAGCTTGAAATGCTGAAGAGAGCCCTTGAAGAATCATCCTGGAACAGAACCAAAGCCGCCAAAATCCTCGGAATTCCTGAACCGACAATACGATACAAAATGAAGAAGTACGGTCTCACGCCTCCTCGCAAAAATTAG